The genomic region tgtatttcaagctccaatatttatttctatcttTCTTTCCTTCTAACTCCGCGTTTTTTAACTACATTGACAACCCTACTGACTGTCATTGTCAATTCGGCATGTCAAAGTCACGTTTTAGTACCACAGTTTCAGTTCAGCAGTATAGTAATTTGAGGTTAGAATACaggataattaataatttgtaaaggaaataatttaataaaatgagtaaaaagcttaaaaatttgaaatgggAATCGGTGGCGATAAGCGGGTTTCCTGTGTCAATGACAGATAATTTTCAAGGATTTGTTGGGCTTGAAGAATGCACCAACTATGGCATGGAAAAGGAGAGTAAACGTCCCAAAAACACAAAGGTAGCTTGGATTTATTACAttcatatactcacgtctttatcccttaaagggtagacagagcctacagtcttgattGTCTGTTGTGTGGCGAAAAGCCGTAATTTCAATTTGTTCAAAATCAAACgtagaattaaatttcaattgtatTGACAAGTGTGtggtatatattataacacTTACATTGATaagtgtttttatatataccacacactcataattaaattaatttgaatatttttttttttaaattaatcttacaaatttttattttccagaaTAAGCAGAAGAAACGCAGTCTCCCTTCAGAAGAAAAGCACCAACCGATAGTTCCacacaaaaaagtaaaattatccAATGGGTTTGTTGTTGAAGCTTGCAATGTTATCAAACCTTCAGTTACAAATGAGGTCAGTCCAAAACGTAaccaacttaataaaaaaactaataaaaaagaaaaatctaaaaCTTTAGAACATCCTGAAGATAGACTCGTGACAGaagatgtaattaaaaaaggtaaaataacTAAGACAACAAGGTCTAATGAAAAAATggataagaaaaataaagtcaaaCTCGGTGAAGATATAACTGGAGTTATTTCTGAACTTACTCCTGAAGATATGCTGACATGGGCCGAGTTCAAGCTTCCGGAACCAATAGTTAGAGCTCTCATGGAACTTGGATTTAAAAAGCCGACAAAAATTCAGGAGCTGACTTTACCAGCTGCTATTCATGGTAAgttctgaataaaatttttcactTTAATATGTTActcaaagatttatttttgaggTTACCAGTGTaatttgaagatatttaatagAGACAGGTATTTCTGTTACCTTTTTAGTTTGCCCATTTCTCAAGTTATTACTAtgtgaatttatgtatttagatGTATGTTTTGATAAAGCGCATTaaagtactttttaatttttggaatTTATTTTGCAGGACGTAGAGACATACTTGGTGCAGCCGAGACAGGTAGCGGCAAAACTCTCGCTTTCGGTCTCCCAATCCTCAGTGGAATCATgaaattgaaagaaaatgCTGAAGCTGGCTTAGATGTGTACGAAATGCCATACAAAAAGACATCAGTTAAGAGAAAACCTGAGGAGGTTAAAGCACCCaagaataagaaaaagagaaataaatttGCAAAGAGTAAAACTGATAAAGAATCTTCTGAAGATGGCTATGTTTCTGATATTGAAGCAGAAGAAGACAATACTCTAAATTCAAAGAATGAAGGAAACAAAGTcagttctaaaaataaaaaaacaaaacaaacgaAGAATAGTGCAGATGaatatttagaagaatatgatGTACCAATTAAGCGTAGAGAAAATTCGGCCGACGAAGGGAATGATAGTGACAgtgataattatgtacatttgtCTGAAATGATAGATTCTGATGATTTGGCTGAAACAGATTCTGACAAAGAGAATGATGATGGAAAAGAGAGTGATGATTCAGATAGCAATGTGTCATCAAATAGTGGAGAAGTTAGTGCAGAAGATGAATCGGATGATATTGATTCTAGTGAAGAAAGTGTTCaaaatgatgatgaagaaGTTGAAGAAGAGAGTGATGGTAgccaagaagaagaagatatcAATGAAAATGAACAAGGTATTATTTTCTGAACATAAAGCCTTATTCAGTCATCATAATTCACCTTTGAGTTAGTTCTAGTTGTGTTCTTACTTCTTTGGACtgcttcttttaatttatgattCAAGGTTTAGAATGTTAAGgtttcgtgtggttcccagcaccattagaaataagaataggaccactccatctgtttcccatggatgtcgttaaaggcgactaagggataggcttataaacttgggattcttcttttaggcgacaggctagcaacctgtcactatttgaatctcgattctatcattaagccaaacagctgaacgtggcctatcagtcttttcaagactgttggctctgtctaccacgcaagggatatagacgtgattatatttatgttacaaacatacatataatcatgtcccTTTAGTTTGTGTTTAGacaagtcagatttttacacaaagcgctAAGCTTTGCCACCTTTTCTAGGAAACCTTACCCATAGTGGATCTTAGTTTCCACATGTGACTGCCTaaatgtacaggtttcctcacgatgtttatCTTCACTGCACCATAATAGCGATTAATGTTACTCACGCGCATTTATGATTCGTTAATAGACTCAATAATGCTGCGaatgtgccgtgcggttcccggcaccagtgcaaaaaagaataggaccactccatctctctcctatggatgtcgtaaaaggcgactaagtgataggcttacaaacttaggattctttttttaggcgatgggctagcaacctgtcactatttgaatctcaattctatcattaagccaaatagctgagcgtggcctatcagtcttttcaagactattggctctgtctaacccacaagggatatagacgtgaccatatgtatgtatgtatgtatccagcGAATGTTTGTGTTGACATGTTGTTGTTGTATGTATACAATGTTTAcgtaatgaaattttgtttgaaatttccAGGCATAGGCTGTGTTAAGGTGATAGATGACATTGAAATCCCAGGTCCTGTGGTGACCAAGACGGGCAAGCCATTGTACGCTCTCATCCTGACTCCGACCAGGGAACTCGCGATACAGATCAGCAGGCATTTGATCGCTGTTGCTAAATATACAGGTATGTAATggttacattcatacatacatacatatggtcacgtctatatcccttgcggggtagacagagccaacagtctcgaatagactgaatggccacgttcagctatttggcttaatga from Amyelois transitella isolate CPQ chromosome 24, ilAmyTran1.1, whole genome shotgun sequence harbors:
- the LOC106142718 gene encoding uncharacterized protein LOC106142718 codes for the protein MSKKLKNLKWESVAISGFPVSMTDNFQGFVGLEECTNYGMEKESKRPKNTKNKQKKRSLPSEEKHQPIVPHKKVKLSNGFVVEACNVIKPSVTNEVSPKRNQLNKKTNKKEKSKTLEHPEDRLVTEDVIKKGKITKTTRSNEKMDKKNKVKLGEDITGVISELTPEDMLTWAEFKLPEPIVRALMELGFKKPTKIQELTLPAAIHGRRDILGAAETGSGKTLAFGLPILSGIMKLKENAEAGLDVYEMPYKKTSVKRKPEEVKAPKNKKKRNKFAKSKTDKESSEDGYVSDIEAEEDNTLNSKNEGNKVSSKNKKTKQTKNSADEYLEEYDVPIKRRENSADEGNDSDSDNYVHLSEMIDSDDLAETDSDKENDDGKESDDSDSNVSSNSGEVSAEDESDDIDSSEESVQNDDEEVEEESDGSQEEEDINENEQGIGCVKVIDDIEIPGPVVTKTGKPLYALILTPTRELAIQISRHLIAVAKYTGIRIATIVGGMAAVKQERVLQKGPEVVVATPGRLWELLSQGQPHLQQMDCVKFLAIDETDRMIERGHFEELQPLLERLNADDARRGTRQNFVFSATLTMVHDLPAHMRGKKVTKRGKILNRKIEKMTPQQKIKRLVDMVGMTEPKVVDITTQNLGTAETLTESRIACSLDQKDVYLYYILKRHPGRTIVFCNSIGSVRRLAQLFTILGCRPLPLHANMPQRQRLKNLERFRDDPNGVLVATDVAARGLDIPDVDHVVHYQVPRTAENYVHRSGRTARASKEGITILMMEPSEAYLYAKLCRTLNKTSEVPTFPVPPSALSPLRELVVTARELDALELKKRRAAQAAGWKERAAREMDMIIDDDDLPLKTADPTIDAALKNKRRQLNALLSRPILPKSFSFKYPTLNEPLPVSQDNALQVMKKAMESGELKKEKRKSKNASLLKLQKQLSK